TGCCACGTCTCGACTGTACGTTTCGTCCATGACAGCAGTCCCATTTCGCCGTTTCGCACACGAAAGAACCGACGCGTCCGCCCGACTGAGACGATCGTTCGTCCGCAGTCGTTTATAAATATCCGTCTCCGAAACGGATACGGTGTCAAAAACTTCGTCATCGACGAGCCGTTCGATCCGACGGGCGTCGGGATATCCTTCCTCGATACCGGTGCTGACGACTTCCTTATAAACTAGTTCGGGAATCAGACGTCGCTCCTCCAGATCGTTTAAGAGTGCCAATCGCTCCGCCTTGGCGAGGTATATGAGCGGCGTCGCGTCGAAGACCCACATTCACAGCGCCTCGAGGTCGTCCTCGACATGATCCCCGTCGACCCACGTCGAGTCGCGTTCCTTTGCTAATTGGGCGAAATCCCACACCGACATGTCGGCGCGTTCAGCCGCTTTGTGAAAGGTGATCTCCCCGTTCGCCACTGCTTCGAGTGCCTGCTCGCGACGCCAGTCTTCGAGTCCCTCCGAGAGGAGCTTCCGGACAGCCGTACTCCGGTCGAGTTTCTCGTCTTCGAGGTACGCCTCGAGTTCGGCTTCGAGTTCCTCGGGGACGCGAGTGGAGATCGTTCCCACAGTGTATGCATTGTATTATATGTATACAAGCGCTTCGGTGGATCAATTCGGTCGAAAACGTGGTTTTGACGCAGCATGCGTGGCTATAAAAAGCCGTCCTCGTCGTAGACTCCCGAGTATCTGAACAGGGTCATAACGCCGGGCCGAATACTTATTCGAGTTGCCGACAAACGTAGTTGTATGCCAGTCGTCACAACCGAGGGTGTCCTAGGTGGAAAGCCACGGCTGGACGGACGGCGG
The genomic region above belongs to Natronomonas moolapensis 8.8.11 and contains:
- a CDS encoding DUF3368 domain-containing protein; the protein is MWVFDATPLIYLAKAERLALLNDLEERRLIPELVYKEVVSTGIEEGYPDARRIERLVDDEVFDTVSVSETDIYKRLRTNDRLSRADASVLSCAKRRNGTAVMDETYSRDVASTEGIDTRGTAYLVLLLMKRGALDPEAARETIDAMLNAGWYCAPDVYAGVLRKLDSFDGSS
- a CDS encoding UPF0175 family protein: MGTISTRVPEELEAELEAYLEDEKLDRSTAVRKLLSEGLEDWRREQALEAVANGEITFHKAAERADMSVWDFAQLAKERDSTWVDGDHVEDDLEAL